One window from the genome of Rhodocyclaceae bacterium encodes:
- the zapD gene encoding cell division protein ZapD has translation MIDYEFPLNERTRTLLRLEDLYDKLAYFVSRDHPLEHHVALVTLFEIIEVASRADLKSDLLQELERQKHSLEALRSNPQISVDALDAVLRDIDQAAGSLYNLTGKIGQDVRDNEWLMSIRQRSNIPGGVCEFDLPTYHYWQHRPIEERRAELGQWMAQFLPLRDSLTIVLRILRDSGKSSQRVAAQGVFQQMLAGRAVQLVRVRVARELPCVPEVSANRYMLNIRFTQQVPGSDRPKVIEADIPFDLTFCNL, from the coding sequence GTGATCGACTACGAGTTTCCACTGAATGAGCGTACGCGAACGCTGCTCAGGCTGGAAGACCTCTACGACAAGCTCGCCTATTTCGTTTCGCGCGACCACCCGCTCGAGCACCACGTCGCGCTGGTCACGCTGTTCGAGATCATCGAGGTGGCCAGCCGCGCCGACCTGAAGTCGGACCTGCTGCAGGAACTTGAGCGCCAGAAGCATTCGCTGGAGGCACTTCGCAGCAATCCGCAGATCTCGGTCGACGCCCTGGATGCCGTACTGCGGGATATCGACCAGGCTGCCGGCAGCCTCTACAACCTGACCGGCAAGATCGGCCAGGACGTGCGCGACAACGAATGGCTGATGAGCATCCGGCAGCGCTCGAACATCCCGGGCGGCGTGTGCGAATTCGATCTGCCGACCTACCACTACTGGCAGCACCGGCCGATCGAGGAACGCCGCGCCGAGCTTGGCCAGTGGATGGCGCAATTCCTGCCGCTGCGCGACAGCCTGACCATCGTGCTGCGCATCCTGCGCGACAGCGGCAAGTCGTCCCAACGGGTAGCCGCGCAGGGCGTTTTCCAGCAGATGCTCGCCGGACGCGCCGTACAACTGGTGCGGGTTCGGGTCGCACGCGAGTTGCCCTGCGTGCCGGAAGTCAGCGCCAACCGCTACATGCTGAACATCCGCTTCACGCAGCAGGTCCCGGGAAGCGACCGTCCGAAGGTGATCGAGGCCGACATTCCGTTCGACCTCACCTTCTGCAACCTGTAG
- a CDS encoding dephospho-CoA kinase, with protein MDEPAAVPAPPVGFVVGLTGGIGSGKSTVASLFVELGAALVDTDALAHALTGPHGDAMPALIEAFGPAVAGPDGALDRARMRERVFSDPIERARLEAILHPMIRAAAQRALDSTAAPYALLAVPLLSGSGGYRERMDRILVVDCSRECQIARVIRRSGLSLAQVMAIIAVQATREQRLAMADDVIDNDGEEFALEPQVEKLHQQYLRLAQSKRSAARPRSPDA; from the coding sequence TTGGACGAACCAGCCGCCGTTCCAGCCCCGCCGGTCGGGTTCGTAGTCGGACTGACCGGCGGTATCGGCAGCGGCAAGTCCACGGTGGCCAGCCTGTTCGTCGAGCTTGGAGCCGCACTGGTCGACACCGACGCCCTCGCCCACGCCCTGACCGGCCCGCATGGCGATGCGATGCCGGCGCTCATCGAGGCATTCGGCCCGGCGGTCGCCGGACCGGATGGTGCACTCGACCGTGCCCGGATGCGCGAGCGGGTGTTCTCCGACCCGATCGAACGAGCGCGTCTGGAAGCGATCCTCCATCCGATGATCCGCGCCGCTGCGCAGCGGGCGCTCGACTCCACTGCAGCACCCTATGCCCTGCTGGCGGTACCACTGCTGTCGGGCAGCGGTGGATACCGTGAGCGGATGGACCGGATATTGGTGGTAGACTGCTCGCGTGAGTGCCAGATCGCCCGGGTGATACGGCGCAGCGGGCTGTCCCTGGCACAAGTGATGGCTATCATCGCGGTCCAGGCCACGCGCGAGCAGCGACTCGCGATGGCGGACGATGTGATCGACAATGACGGTGAAGAGTTCGCGCTCGAGCCTCAGGTCGAAAAGTTGCACCAGCAATACCTGCGCCTCGCGCAATCGAAACGGTCGGCAGCGCGTCCCCGCTCGCCGGACGCCTGA
- a CDS encoding type II secretion system F family protein yields the protein MATTITQGRKKDVQDYLYTWVGQDRTGKAVRGEMRANGENVVIAQLRRQGLSFIKVKRQRVGRGRKITEKDIAIFTRQLAVMMKAGVPLLQAFDIVGKGHSNAAVQKVLMTIKVNVETGSSLSQAFRGFPEQFDDLFCNLVAAGEQAGILDTLLDRLATYKEKIIAIKGKIKSALFYPISIVVVAFIITAIIMIFVIPSFKQVFASFGADLPAPTLIVMAISDFFVAYWWAIFGAVGGAIYLFIGAYKKSETMRNGMDRLILKTPVFGEIVQKASIARWSRTLATMFAAGVPLVEALGSVAGAAGNAVYMKATKRIQQEISTGTSLTVSMQGSDVFPNMVLQMVAIGEESGALDGMLSKVADFYEAEVDDAVDAMSSLMEPVIMVVLGTLIGGMVISMYLPIFKMGQVV from the coding sequence ATGGCCACAACGATCACCCAAGGCCGCAAGAAAGACGTCCAGGACTACCTCTATACATGGGTCGGTCAGGACAGGACAGGCAAGGCGGTGCGCGGCGAAATGCGCGCGAACGGCGAGAACGTCGTCATCGCCCAGCTGCGCCGGCAGGGGCTGTCGTTCATCAAGGTGAAGAGGCAGCGGGTCGGGCGCGGCCGCAAGATCACCGAAAAGGACATCGCCATCTTCACGCGCCAGCTGGCGGTGATGATGAAGGCCGGTGTGCCGCTGCTGCAGGCGTTCGATATCGTCGGCAAGGGACATTCGAACGCGGCGGTCCAGAAAGTGCTGATGACCATCAAGGTCAACGTCGAGACCGGCTCCAGTCTGAGCCAGGCATTCCGAGGCTTTCCCGAGCAGTTCGACGACCTGTTCTGCAACCTCGTGGCCGCCGGAGAGCAGGCCGGTATCCTTGACACGCTGCTGGATCGCCTCGCGACGTACAAGGAAAAGATCATCGCGATCAAGGGCAAGATCAAGTCGGCGCTGTTCTATCCGATATCGATCGTCGTGGTCGCGTTCATCATCACCGCGATCATCATGATCTTCGTGATCCCGTCGTTCAAGCAGGTGTTCGCGAGCTTCGGTGCGGACCTGCCGGCCCCGACGCTGATCGTGATGGCGATCTCGGATTTCTTCGTCGCCTACTGGTGGGCGATCTTCGGCGCGGTCGGCGGCGCGATCTATCTGTTCATCGGCGCATACAAGAAATCCGAAACAATGCGCAACGGCATGGATCGGCTGATACTGAAGACGCCGGTGTTCGGCGAAATTGTCCAGAAGGCGTCGATCGCGCGCTGGTCGCGCACGCTGGCGACCATGTTCGCCGCTGGTGTGCCGCTGGTCGAAGCCCTCGGTTCGGTAGCAGGCGCAGCGGGTAATGCGGTCTACATGAAGGCCACGAAGCGTATCCAGCAGGAAATCTCGACCGGCACCAGCCTGACCGTGTCCATGCAGGGCTCCGACGTATTCCCCAACATGGTGCTGCAGATGGTCGCCATCGGCGAGGAATCGGGCGCACTGGACGGCATGTTGTCCAAGGTAGCCGACTTCTACGAGGCGGAGGTCGACGACGCGGTCGATGCGATGTCCAGCCTGATGGAGCCTGTCATCATGGTCGTTCTGGGCACGCTGATCGGCGGCATGGTGATCTCGATGTACCTGCCGATCTTCAAGATGGGCCAGGTCGTCTGA
- a CDS encoding FAD-dependent oxidoreductase, whose amino-acid sequence MTTRRRLVLLGGGHSHLPVITAARDWQDTVEVTLVSPDALTAYSGMVPGVIAAHYQARECMIDIGRLAGRSGARFIRTAAVGLDPAQKTIRLGDGTVLSYDIVSIDVGATPRATPALSGAIERGHCGDLTIAPCKPFPILMDRLDRFIGDQGARPRPVDLCVVGAGLAGIEVALALAFRVRAHADARVRLLCGDARLMPYAPRTIGAALEQACADHGVALVRNTRIESVEPGSLIAVDGRRIRADLALIATGAGAPAWLEHSGLALDPQGFVAVAPTLASASHPSVFAAGDCASMLQHPRPKAGVYAVRQGPPLAANLRRALAGDAPEPFTPQRDALALAALGPRSAVAIRNGLILGGPASRSYLGNTLSEALARRLWQWKDRIDRAFVERYS is encoded by the coding sequence GTGACCACCCGCCGCCGACTCGTGCTGCTCGGTGGAGGACACAGCCACCTGCCCGTGATCACCGCCGCGCGCGACTGGCAGGACACGGTCGAGGTGACCCTGGTCAGTCCCGATGCGCTGACCGCCTACTCGGGAATGGTCCCCGGCGTGATTGCCGCTCATTATCAGGCCCGGGAATGCATGATCGACATCGGGCGGCTTGCCGGCCGCTCGGGCGCGCGCTTCATCCGGACGGCAGCCGTGGGACTGGATCCAGCGCAGAAGACGATCCGCCTCGGGGACGGCACCGTGCTTTCGTACGACATCGTGTCGATCGATGTCGGCGCCACGCCACGCGCCACGCCCGCGCTCTCCGGGGCGATCGAACGCGGCCACTGCGGCGACCTGACGATCGCACCGTGCAAACCGTTCCCGATCTTGATGGACCGGCTCGATCGCTTCATCGGCGATCAGGGCGCACGACCACGGCCGGTCGACCTCTGCGTGGTCGGCGCGGGGCTCGCGGGCATCGAGGTGGCCCTGGCGCTGGCCTTCCGGGTACGCGCCCATGCCGATGCACGGGTTCGCCTGCTGTGCGGCGACGCACGGCTGATGCCGTACGCGCCGCGTACGATCGGTGCCGCGCTGGAGCAGGCCTGCGCCGACCACGGCGTGGCCCTGGTGCGCAACACGCGCATCGAGTCGGTCGAGCCGGGTTCACTGATTGCCGTGGACGGCCGCCGGATCCGTGCCGACCTGGCGCTGATCGCAACCGGGGCCGGCGCGCCGGCCTGGCTAGAACACAGTGGACTCGCACTGGACCCGCAGGGCTTCGTCGCGGTAGCGCCGACGCTCGCCAGCGCATCGCATCCGTCGGTGTTCGCGGCCGGAGACTGCGCGTCGATGCTGCAGCACCCGCGCCCGAAGGCCGGCGTGTACGCCGTTCGCCAGGGCCCGCCGCTTGCCGCAAACCTGCGGCGGGCCCTGGCAGGCGACGCGCCGGAACCGTTCACGCCGCAGCGGGATGCACTGGCGCTCGCCGCGCTCGGGCCACGCAGTGCGGTGGCCATCCGCAACGGGTTGATCCTCGGCGGGCCGGCAAGTCGGAGCTATCTTGGCAACACACTGTCCGAAGCGTTGGCGCGACGGCTGTGGCAGTGGAAAGACCGGATCGACCGGGCGTTCGTCGAACGTTATTCCTGA
- the ccsA gene encoding cytochrome c biogenesis protein CcsA, producing MSGSLPYLLSALAYGAFAAYLGHRLTRARTPRPLPSAPGQMIELPTRWHAPWGEQALVGTILLVHAWSVGAAVFHDGQVFVGAGVAMSAIVLVTVAIHWFGSFFYNLRGLQLLVFPVAALCSLAPAVLGAHEPMPNAGVRMLTAHVIVALLAYGLLTIAALHALLLSSLDRQLRTGTLPALLTGLPPLLTMEKLLFRIIVAGFVLLSATVLSGLLFSEELFGMPLTFTHKNVFTLVSWAIFAALLVGRFLFGWRGRIALRWTLWGFGVLLLAYVGTKLVVEVLFGR from the coding sequence ATGTCCGGAAGTCTACCGTATCTGCTGAGCGCGCTAGCCTATGGTGCATTCGCCGCATACCTCGGCCACCGATTGACGCGCGCGCGTACGCCGCGCCCACTGCCGTCCGCCCCCGGACAGATGATCGAACTGCCGACACGCTGGCATGCACCCTGGGGCGAACAGGCACTCGTCGGTACCATCCTGCTGGTCCACGCCTGGAGCGTGGGTGCAGCGGTGTTCCACGATGGGCAGGTATTCGTCGGCGCGGGCGTCGCGATGTCCGCGATCGTTCTGGTAACGGTAGCCATCCACTGGTTCGGCAGCTTCTTCTACAACCTGCGCGGCCTGCAGCTGCTGGTGTTTCCCGTGGCCGCGCTGTGTTCTCTGGCGCCAGCCGTGCTGGGTGCGCACGAGCCCATGCCCAATGCCGGTGTCCGGATGCTCACGGCACACGTGATCGTCGCGCTGCTGGCCTACGGGCTGCTCACCATTGCCGCGCTGCATGCGCTGCTGCTGTCCTCGCTCGACCGGCAGTTGCGGACCGGCACGCTGCCAGCACTCCTGACCGGGCTGCCGCCGCTGCTGACGATGGAGAAGTTGTTGTTCCGGATCATCGTCGCCGGTTTCGTACTGCTCTCGGCCACCGTGCTCAGCGGGCTCCTCTTCTCCGAAGAACTGTTCGGCATGCCGCTCACGTTCACGCACAAGAACGTGTTCACGCTGGTTTCCTGGGCCATCTTCGCGGCGCTGCTGGTCGGCAGGTTCCTTTTCGGCTGGCGCGGTCGGATCGCGCTGCGCTGGACCCTCTGGGGGTTCGGGGTCCTCCTGCTGGCCTACGTAGGCACTAAACTCGTGGTCGAGGTGCTGTTCGGCCGGTGA
- a CDS encoding prepilin peptidase: MNDVIELLRGEPALWIGIAVLMGLMIGSFLNVVVHRLPKMMEREWAAQCAELAGTEPEPQLAFNLAKPRSHCPSCSAPITALQNLPLVSWMALRGRCASCGVAIPLRYPLVEATTGAIAGFLAWHYGFGPAAALAFAFCATMLALALIDFDTQLLPDSLTLPLLWAGLLVNIWGIFAPLQEAVIGAAAGYLSLWTVYWGFKLVTGREGMGYGDFKLLAAIGAWLGWQALPLVILLSSLAGAVIGIALIAAARMGRSVPMPFGPYLVIAGVVALVWGDDIIAGYLKLMG, from the coding sequence ATGAACGACGTCATCGAACTGCTGCGCGGCGAGCCGGCGCTGTGGATCGGCATCGCGGTGCTGATGGGCCTGATGATCGGCAGCTTCCTCAACGTGGTGGTGCATCGACTGCCGAAGATGATGGAGCGCGAGTGGGCCGCGCAGTGCGCGGAACTGGCCGGCACGGAGCCGGAACCGCAGCTCGCATTCAACCTGGCGAAGCCCCGGTCGCACTGTCCGTCGTGCAGCGCGCCGATCACGGCGCTGCAGAACCTGCCGCTGGTGAGCTGGATGGCGCTGCGCGGCCGCTGCGCGTCCTGCGGAGTGGCGATCCCGTTGCGCTACCCGCTTGTCGAGGCGACCACCGGCGCCATCGCCGGCTTCCTCGCCTGGCACTACGGCTTCGGCCCGGCCGCTGCACTTGCCTTCGCTTTCTGCGCGACGATGCTTGCGCTCGCACTGATCGACTTCGACACCCAACTGCTGCCCGACAGCCTGACCCTGCCCCTCCTGTGGGCGGGCCTGCTGGTGAACATATGGGGTATCTTCGCGCCGCTGCAGGAGGCCGTCATCGGTGCCGCCGCGGGTTACCTGTCGTTGTGGACCGTCTACTGGGGCTTCAAGCTGGTGACCGGCAGGGAGGGCATGGGCTACGGGGACTTCAAGCTGCTCGCCGCGATCGGTGCCTGGCTCGGCTGGCAGGCGCTGCCCCTCGTGATATTGCTGTCGTCGTTGGCCGGTGCCGTGATCGGCATCGCGCTGATTGCGGCGGCAAGGATGGGGCGCAGCGTACCGATGCCGTTCGGGCCCTACCTGGTGATCGCCGGCGTGGTCGCACTGGTCTGGGGCGACGACATCATCGCCGGGTACCTCAAGCTGATGGGTTGA
- the ffh gene encoding signal recognition particle protein, with protein sequence MLESLTERLSRVVKTLKGEARITESNIADALREVRLALLDADVALPVAKDFIARVRESALGQDVLTSLTPGQAVVGIVHRELIALMGEAGVGLDLAVQPPAVLLMAGLQGSGKTTSSGKLAKLLIAQKKKVLLCSADVYRPAAIEQLRTLARQVDAGFFEAPADAKPVDIALGALDHAKRHYFDVLIVDTAGRLSIDEAMMAEIRALHAAVKPVETLFVVDAMQGQDAVNVARAFGDALPLTGVILTKLDGDSRGGAALSVRAVTGKPIKFAGVGEKLTGLEPFHPERMASRILGMGDVLSLIEDAQKNVDVAEAEKFARKMKSGKGFDLEDFRQQIGQMKKMGGLSSLLDKLPGDLAKMAQGAKVDDRMILRQEAIILSMTPAERARPEILKASRKRRIAAGAGVSVQQVNQLLNQFESAQKMMKMVSKGGMAKMMRGMKGMLPGMR encoded by the coding sequence ATGCTCGAATCGCTGACCGAACGCCTGTCACGCGTCGTCAAGACGCTGAAAGGCGAGGCGCGCATCACCGAGTCGAACATCGCCGATGCGCTGCGCGAAGTGCGGTTGGCGCTGCTCGACGCCGATGTAGCGCTGCCGGTGGCGAAGGATTTCATCGCGCGGGTGCGCGAGAGTGCGCTCGGGCAGGACGTCCTGACCAGCCTCACCCCCGGCCAGGCGGTGGTCGGCATCGTCCATCGCGAACTGATCGCGCTGATGGGCGAGGCCGGCGTCGGCCTCGATCTGGCGGTGCAGCCGCCGGCCGTGCTTCTGATGGCCGGCCTGCAGGGCTCCGGCAAGACGACGTCCTCGGGCAAGCTCGCGAAGCTGCTGATCGCGCAGAAGAAGAAGGTGCTGCTCTGTTCGGCCGACGTCTATCGTCCCGCCGCGATCGAGCAGCTGCGCACGCTCGCCAGGCAGGTCGATGCGGGGTTCTTCGAGGCACCGGCAGATGCGAAGCCGGTCGACATCGCCCTCGGGGCGCTCGACCATGCGAAGCGCCACTACTTCGACGTGCTGATCGTAGACACCGCAGGCCGGCTGTCCATCGACGAAGCGATGATGGCCGAGATCCGTGCGCTGCATGCGGCGGTCAAGCCGGTCGAGACGCTGTTCGTCGTCGATGCGATGCAGGGCCAGGACGCGGTCAACGTTGCCAGGGCGTTCGGCGATGCGCTGCCCCTGACCGGCGTGATCCTCACCAAGCTCGACGGCGATTCGCGCGGTGGCGCCGCGCTGTCGGTACGCGCGGTCACCGGCAAGCCGATCAAGTTCGCGGGGGTCGGCGAGAAGCTCACCGGGCTCGAACCTTTCCATCCCGAGCGCATGGCCTCGCGCATCCTCGGCATGGGCGACGTACTGTCGCTGATCGAGGACGCGCAGAAGAACGTCGACGTCGCCGAGGCCGAGAAGTTCGCCCGGAAGATGAAGTCCGGCAAGGGTTTCGACCTGGAAGACTTCCGCCAGCAGATCGGGCAGATGAAGAAGATGGGCGGGCTGTCGTCGCTGCTCGACAAGCTGCCGGGCGACCTGGCGAAGATGGCCCAGGGCGCGAAGGTCGACGACCGCATGATCCTGCGCCAGGAGGCGATCATCCTGTCGATGACGCCTGCCGAGCGGGCGAGGCCGGAGATCCTGAAGGCTTCCCGCAAGCGCCGGATCGCCGCGGGTGCCGGGGTCAGCGTGCAGCAGGTCAACCAGCTCCTGAACCAGTTCGAGTCTGCGCAGAAGATGATGAAGATGGTGAGCAAGGGCGGGATGGCGAAGATGATGCGCGGCATGAAGGGCATGTTGCCCGGCATGCGATGA
- a CDS encoding HlyC/CorC family transporter: MNEIPLQTLLVALFILLLVSGFFSIAETSMMALNRYRLRHLVSRGNRGAIMAAALLDRTDRLLGVVLLGNNFVNSLSAALFTVIMFRTLGENEWALWLGSAGVTFCILVVSEITPKIIGATYPERIALASAYVLTPLLRVAWPLVWFVNLFVQSILWALRLKREEEGAHNMTPEELRTLVLEGGHYIPQKHRSILVNLFELEQVTVDDVMIPRGQVEWLDLESPPEQLLAEIATCYHTRLVVCRGDLNNVTGILHVRRALSLVRQGGLSEAADVEALLAQPYFVPAGTALFTQMANFQEQHERIGLIVDEYGELQGLVTLEDILEELVGEFTTTAPGRGDTFTRSEDGSVLVEGSATLRSLNRKLGLKLPMDGPKTLNGLIVDYLRDLPEPGTTVKIAGYPLEVVQTQERSIRSVRVFPPVEAESRDTSFERSG; this comes from the coding sequence TTGAACGAGATTCCCCTGCAGACGCTGCTGGTCGCGTTGTTCATCCTGCTGCTGGTGTCCGGCTTCTTCTCGATAGCCGAAACCAGCATGATGGCGCTCAATCGGTACCGGTTACGCCACCTCGTCAGCAGGGGCAACCGGGGTGCGATCATGGCCGCCGCCCTGCTCGATCGAACCGACCGATTGCTGGGCGTCGTGCTGCTCGGCAACAACTTCGTCAACAGCCTGTCGGCGGCGCTGTTCACGGTAATCATGTTCCGGACGCTCGGAGAGAACGAATGGGCGCTGTGGCTCGGCAGCGCCGGGGTGACCTTCTGCATCCTGGTCGTGTCCGAGATCACGCCGAAGATCATCGGCGCAACCTATCCGGAACGCATCGCGCTCGCGTCTGCCTACGTGCTTACCCCGCTGCTGCGCGTGGCCTGGCCGCTCGTCTGGTTCGTCAACCTGTTCGTGCAGTCGATCCTCTGGGCACTGCGGCTCAAGCGCGAAGAAGAAGGGGCGCACAACATGACGCCCGAGGAACTGCGCACCCTGGTGCTGGAGGGCGGGCATTACATCCCGCAGAAACACCGCAGTATCCTGGTCAACCTGTTCGAGCTCGAGCAGGTCACCGTAGACGACGTGATGATCCCGCGCGGGCAGGTCGAATGGCTCGACCTGGAATCGCCGCCAGAACAGTTGCTGGCGGAGATCGCCACCTGCTACCACACCCGGCTGGTCGTCTGCCGGGGCGACCTCAACAACGTCACTGGCATCCTGCATGTACGTCGTGCGCTGTCGCTGGTGCGCCAGGGCGGGCTCTCCGAGGCAGCGGATGTCGAAGCGCTGCTGGCCCAGCCCTATTTCGTGCCGGCGGGCACCGCGCTGTTCACCCAGATGGCGAACTTCCAGGAGCAGCACGAGCGGATCGGACTGATCGTCGATGAATACGGCGAGCTTCAGGGCCTGGTGACCCTTGAAGACATCCTCGAGGAACTCGTCGGCGAATTCACCACTACGGCACCGGGGCGCGGCGACACATTCACCCGAAGCGAGGACGGAAGCGTGCTGGTCGAGGGCAGCGCGACACTGCGCAGCCTCAACCGCAAGCTCGGCCTCAAGTTGCCGATGGACGGTCCGAAAACATTGAACGGGCTTATCGTCGACTACCTGCGCGACCTCCCCGAGCCAGGCACCACGGTGAAGATCGCTGGATATCCGCTCGAAGTCGTGCAGACCCAGGAAAGGTCGATCCGCTCGGTACGCGTCTTTCCCCCGGTAGAGGCCGAATCACGGGACACTTCGTTCGAGCGCAGCGGCTGA
- a CDS encoding pyridoxal phosphate-dependent aminotransferase, producing the protein MPLPVSQRALAVQAPIIPAVAQAIREHPGTLSLGQGVVYYAPPASVFAAVEALGRDPALNKYQAVHGTDALVAAITAKLAADNGMAIGPGQRVVVTAGGNMAFLNLMLAILDPGDEVILPLPWYFNQQMAVTLVGGRAVGVPTDADCQLDVDALARAITPRTRAIVTVSPNNPTGAVYPRQSLAAVNRLCAEHGLYHVSDEAYEYFVHEGERAFSPGSLPGADGHTVSLYSLSKAYGFASWRVGYMVIPEHLYPAIAKIQDTNLICPPVVSQLAATAALAEGRAWCLPRIAVLTEVREAVLAALAPLAPQVVVPRTRGAFYCLLRLATPQDSLALAMRLIAEHRVAVIPGMAFGVDDPCLLRVSYGAIRRDEVVEAIGRLVEGLTAAR; encoded by the coding sequence ATGCCGCTCCCGGTATCGCAGCGCGCGCTGGCGGTGCAGGCGCCGATCATCCCGGCGGTTGCGCAGGCGATCCGCGAGCATCCGGGCACGCTGTCGCTGGGACAAGGCGTGGTGTACTACGCACCGCCCGCGTCGGTGTTCGCCGCAGTCGAGGCGCTCGGCCGCGACCCCGCGCTCAACAAGTACCAGGCCGTCCACGGCACCGATGCCCTGGTGGCTGCGATCACCGCGAAGCTGGCTGCGGACAACGGCATGGCCATCGGCCCCGGCCAGCGGGTGGTGGTCACGGCCGGCGGGAACATGGCGTTCCTCAACCTGATGCTGGCGATCCTCGACCCGGGCGACGAGGTGATACTGCCGCTGCCCTGGTACTTCAATCAGCAGATGGCTGTGACCCTGGTCGGCGGGCGTGCGGTGGGCGTGCCCACGGATGCCGATTGCCAGCTCGATGTCGATGCGCTCGCGCGGGCGATCACCCCGCGCACGCGCGCCATCGTCACCGTATCGCCGAACAACCCGACCGGTGCGGTCTACCCTCGGCAAAGCCTCGCGGCGGTCAACCGGCTGTGCGCCGAACACGGGCTCTACCATGTCAGCGACGAAGCCTATGAGTACTTCGTGCACGAGGGCGAGCGCGCCTTCTCGCCCGGATCCCTGCCGGGGGCCGATGGCCATACGGTATCGCTCTACTCGCTGTCGAAGGCCTATGGATTCGCAAGCTGGCGCGTCGGGTACATGGTGATCCCGGAGCACCTGTATCCGGCGATCGCGAAGATCCAGGATACCAACCTGATCTGCCCGCCAGTGGTGTCGCAGCTGGCGGCGACGGCCGCACTGGCCGAAGGGCGTGCCTGGTGTCTGCCCCGCATCGCGGTGCTGACCGAGGTGCGCGAGGCGGTGCTGGCTGCCCTCGCGCCGCTGGCGCCGCAGGTCGTCGTGCCGCGTACCCGGGGTGCGTTCTACTGCCTGTTGCGGCTGGCGACACCGCAGGATTCGCTCGCGCTTGCGATGCGGCTGATCGCCGAGCATCGGGTCGCGGTGATCCCTGGGATGGCGTTCGGCGTGGATGATCCATGCCTGCTGCGGGTGTCGTACGGCGCGATCCGACGCGACGAGGTGGTCGAGGCGATCGGGCGGCTGGTCGAGGGACTCACGGCGGCGCGTTGA
- a CDS encoding queuosine precursor transporter, which produces MSGAPERHAGGELPGGAATGQRTYRYYDLVMAGFVCVLLCSNLIGPAKVAELDLPLIGTFAFGAGVLFFPISYVFGDILTEVYGYARARRVVWAGFAALAFASFMAWVVVQLPPAAGWTNQPAYETIFGATPRIVVASLIAFWAGEFVNAYVLAQMKVRSQGRGLWARMIGSTGVGQGVDTLIFYPVAFYGVWSNELLVAVMGANYLLKVGWEIVALPFTYRIVNWLKRVEHEDYFDRRTDFNPFTLKT; this is translated from the coding sequence ATGAGCGGCGCACCAGAGCGGCACGCCGGCGGCGAACTCCCCGGGGGGGCGGCGACAGGGCAGCGCACCTACCGCTACTACGACCTGGTGATGGCCGGGTTCGTGTGCGTGCTGCTCTGCTCCAACCTGATCGGGCCGGCCAAGGTCGCGGAGCTCGACCTGCCGCTGATCGGTACCTTCGCATTCGGTGCCGGCGTGCTGTTCTTTCCGATCTCGTATGTGTTCGGCGACATCCTGACCGAGGTCTACGGCTATGCGCGCGCCCGACGCGTGGTGTGGGCCGGCTTCGCAGCGCTCGCGTTCGCGTCGTTCATGGCGTGGGTCGTGGTGCAGCTTCCGCCGGCCGCGGGGTGGACCAACCAGCCCGCCTACGAGACCATCTTCGGCGCGACACCGCGCATCGTCGTGGCTTCGCTGATCGCGTTCTGGGCGGGCGAGTTCGTGAACGCCTATGTACTGGCGCAGATGAAGGTGAGGTCACAGGGGCGCGGGCTGTGGGCGCGCATGATCGGCTCCACCGGTGTCGGGCAAGGGGTCGATACCCTGATCTTCTATCCGGTGGCTTTCTACGGTGTCTGGTCGAACGAACTGCTGGTCGCGGTGATGGGCGCCAATTACCTGCTCAAGGTGGGCTGGGAGATCGTCGCACTGCCGTTCACCTACCGCATCGTGAACTGGCTCAAGCGGGTCGAGCACGAGGACTACTTCGACCGCAGGACCGACTTCAACCCGTTCACGCTGAAGACCTGA